A single window of Martelella sp. NC20 DNA harbors:
- the bufB gene encoding MNIO family bufferin maturase, which produces MNAISRKFENPGAIPARAGAGFKTAHADAILADGYRVGFLEVHAENYMGDGGQPHRILTRMRADFPLSIHGVGMSIGAPGGLDPAHLARLNLVVERYEPGLVSEHLAWSTHESAYYNDLLPLPYTEETLALVAAHIDQVQTAIGRAILLENPSTYVAFAESVIPETEFLDEIARRTGCGLLLDVNNVHVSAINNGYDAIAYLKAYPLERVGEIHLAGHAEDSDDNGAALLIDAHDRPVADVVWGLYSFVLKQAGPLPTLIEWDNDVPDWPVLKREAMIADAMIEEQDGLLGVRHG; this is translated from the coding sequence ATGAACGCGATTTCCAGAAAATTCGAAAATCCCGGCGCCATTCCAGCCCGCGCCGGGGCCGGCTTCAAGACCGCCCATGCCGATGCCATCCTCGCCGACGGCTATCGCGTCGGCTTTCTGGAGGTGCATGCGGAAAACTACATGGGCGATGGCGGCCAGCCGCATCGCATCCTCACCCGCATGCGCGCTGACTTCCCGCTGTCGATCCACGGCGTCGGCATGTCGATCGGCGCGCCCGGCGGGCTCGATCCGGCCCATCTTGCCCGGCTGAACCTTGTGGTGGAGCGCTACGAACCCGGCCTCGTTTCCGAGCATCTCGCCTGGTCGACCCATGAAAGCGCCTATTACAACGACCTGCTGCCGCTGCCCTATACCGAGGAAACGCTGGCGCTGGTCGCCGCCCATATCGACCAGGTGCAAACAGCCATCGGCCGCGCCATCCTGCTCGAAAATCCGTCGACCTATGTCGCCTTTGCCGAAAGCGTGATCCCCGAGACCGAATTTCTGGACGAGATCGCGCGGCGCACCGGCTGCGGCCTGCTGCTCGACGTCAACAATGTCCATGTCTCGGCCATCAACAACGGCTACGACGCGATCGCCTATCTGAAGGCCTATCCGCTGGAACGGGTCGGAGAGATCCATCTCGCCGGCCATGCCGAGGACAGCGACGACAACGGCGCGGCCCTCCTGATCGATGCCCATGACCGGCCGGTGGCCGATGTGGTCTGGGGGCTCTACAGCTTCGTGCTGAAACAGGCCGGCCCGCTGCCGACCCTGATCGAATGGGACAATGACGTTCCCGACTGGCCGGTGCTGAAACGCGAGGCGATGATCGCCGATGCGATGATCGAAGAACAGGACGGCCTGCTCGGTGTCCGCCATGGCTGA
- the gltB gene encoding glutamate synthase large subunit, with the protein MTPIALDGAPVTELASVATEAKAASGRRAKRQGLYDPRNEHDACGVGFIAHMKGEKSHQIVRDGLFILENLTHRGAVGADPLMGDGAGMLMQIPDRFFREEMAKEGVTLPKVGEYAVGYFFMPRDDARIAHYKDIIRQVIADEGQVFLGFREVPVDNSSLSKAEDIAATEPYHLQVFIGAGQRADTQQDFERRLFILRKVISNTIFSENPEATEDFYSVSMSSSTIVYKGMFLAYQVGAYYKDLSDPRFESAVALVHQRFSTNTFPSWKLSHPYRMVAHNGEINTLRGNVNWMAARQASVSSPLFGADISKLWPISYEGQSDTACFDNALEFLVQGGYSMAHAVMMLIPEAWAGNLSMSPERKAFYEYHAALMEPWDGPAAVAFTDGRQIGATLDRNGLRPARYLITKDDRIIMASEAGVLPVEEENIVAKWRLQPGKMLLIDMDKGRIVSDEEIKSELAGMHPYQEWLGRTQLILEDLNPVEPRALRRDVSLLDRQQAFGYTQEDTKILMSPMATTGQEAIGSMGTDTPISAMSDKSKLLYTYFKQNFAQVTNPPIDPIREELVMSLVSFIGPRPNLLDHEGASREKRLEVRQPILTNGDLEKIRSIGHTEDRFDTKTLDITYGVEQGAEGMPAMIDRLCERAEAAVRGGYNIIVLSDRQIGPDRIAIPALLATAAVHHHLIRKGLRTSVGLVVESGEPREIHHFCCLAGYGAEAINPYLAFDTLSDMHTRGMFPQEVDSGEVIYRFIKAVGKGMLKVMSKMGISTYQSYCGAQIFDAIGLSSEFVERFFFGTASMIEGVGLTEVAEETVARHGSAFGKDPVLASTLDVGGEYAYRMRGEAHAWTPDAVAELQHAVRGNARDRYDAFAKLENVTALRMNTIRGLFRIRNAAEIGRKPVPLENVEPATEIVKRFSTGAMSFGSISREAHTTLAIAMNQIGGKSNTGEGGEESDRYLKLPDGSYPRERSAIKQVASGRFGVTAEYLVNADMLQIKVAQGAKPGEGGQLPGHKVDATIAKTRHSTPGVGLISPPPHHDIYSIEDLAQLIYDLKNVNPTADVSVKLVSEVGVGTVAAGVAKARADHITISGFDGGTGASPLTSLKHAGSPWEIGLAETQQTLVLNGLRSRIALQVDGGLKTGRDVLIGAMLGADEFGFSTAPLIAAGCIMMRKCHLNTCPVGVATQDPVLRKRFKGAPEHVVNYFFFVAEELRELLAELGFTSLNDVIGAVELLDKDEAIAHWKSNGLDFSKIFHKVDAPKEATFWTERQKHPIDDILDRRLIAEAMPALENKEKVTIETTIRNVDRSAGAMLSGEVAKRWNEKGLKEDTITVKLTGTAGQSFGAFLANGVTFDLVGDGNDYVGKGLSGGKIIIRPPENTPIVPEESIIVGNTVLYGATAGECYFHGVAGERFAVRNSGAAAVVEGVGDHGCEYMTGGIVVVLGATGRNFAAGMSGGVAYVLDEDGGFADRCNMAMVMLEPVPEEDDMLEKLHHHGGDIMHKGRVDVSGDMTRHDEERLVRLITNHLLYTGSGRAKAILDDWAHYRPMFRKVMPVEYRRALEEMERMRMGVAAE; encoded by the coding sequence ATGACGCCCATAGCGCTGGATGGTGCACCGGTCACAGAGCTTGCCTCGGTGGCGACCGAAGCCAAGGCTGCTAGCGGTCGTCGCGCCAAACGTCAGGGTCTCTACGATCCCCGCAACGAGCACGATGCCTGCGGCGTCGGCTTCATCGCCCATATGAAGGGCGAGAAGTCGCACCAGATCGTGCGCGACGGCCTGTTCATCCTCGAAAACCTCACCCATCGCGGGGCCGTTGGCGCCGATCCGCTGATGGGCGATGGCGCAGGCATGCTGATGCAGATCCCCGACCGTTTCTTCCGCGAGGAAATGGCGAAGGAGGGCGTCACCCTGCCGAAGGTCGGGGAATATGCCGTCGGCTATTTCTTCATGCCGCGCGACGATGCGCGCATCGCGCACTACAAGGACATCATCCGCCAGGTGATCGCCGACGAGGGCCAGGTGTTCCTCGGCTTCCGCGAGGTGCCGGTCGACAATTCTTCGCTGTCGAAGGCCGAGGATATCGCCGCGACCGAGCCCTATCACCTGCAGGTGTTCATCGGCGCCGGCCAGCGCGCCGATACGCAGCAGGATTTCGAACGCCGGCTGTTCATCCTGCGCAAGGTGATCTCCAACACGATCTTCTCCGAGAATCCGGAGGCGACCGAGGATTTCTATTCCGTGTCGATGTCGTCCTCGACGATCGTCTACAAGGGCATGTTCCTCGCCTATCAGGTCGGCGCCTATTACAAGGACCTCTCCGATCCCCGGTTCGAATCGGCCGTCGCGCTTGTGCATCAGCGGTTTTCGACCAACACCTTCCCGTCATGGAAGCTGTCGCATCCCTATCGCATGGTCGCCCATAACGGCGAGATCAACACGCTCAGGGGCAACGTCAACTGGATGGCCGCGCGTCAGGCGTCGGTGTCCTCGCCGCTGTTCGGCGCCGACATTTCCAAGCTGTGGCCGATCTCCTACGAAGGCCAGTCCGATACCGCCTGTTTCGACAACGCGCTCGAATTCCTGGTGCAGGGCGGCTATTCGATGGCCCATGCCGTGATGATGCTGATCCCGGAAGCCTGGGCCGGCAACCTGTCGATGAGCCCGGAGCGCAAGGCCTTCTACGAATATCATGCCGCCTTGATGGAGCCGTGGGACGGTCCCGCCGCCGTCGCCTTCACCGATGGCCGCCAGATTGGTGCTACGCTCGACCGTAACGGTCTGCGCCCGGCGCGCTACCTGATCACCAAGGACGACCGCATCATCATGGCCTCGGAAGCTGGCGTGCTGCCGGTCGAAGAGGAGAACATCGTTGCCAAATGGCGGTTGCAGCCCGGCAAGATGCTGCTGATCGACATGGACAAGGGCCGGATCGTTTCCGATGAGGAGATCAAGTCCGAGCTTGCCGGCATGCATCCCTATCAGGAGTGGCTTGGCCGCACCCAGCTCATTCTCGAAGACCTGAACCCGGTCGAACCCCGGGCGCTGCGCCGCGACGTGTCGCTGCTCGACCGCCAGCAGGCGTTCGGCTACACTCAGGAAGACACCAAGATCCTGATGTCGCCGATGGCGACCACCGGCCAGGAAGCAATCGGCTCGATGGGCACCGATACGCCGATTTCGGCGATGTCGGACAAGTCGAAGCTGCTCTACACCTATTTCAAGCAGAATTTCGCCCAGGTCACCAACCCGCCGATCGACCCGATCCGCGAGGAACTGGTGATGAGCCTGGTCTCGTTCATCGGTCCGCGCCCGAACCTTCTCGACCATGAGGGGGCCTCGCGCGAAAAGCGTCTCGAAGTGCGCCAGCCGATCCTGACCAATGGCGATCTGGAAAAGATCCGCTCGATCGGCCACACCGAGGACCGGTTCGACACCAAGACGCTCGACATTACCTATGGCGTCGAACAGGGCGCGGAAGGCATGCCGGCGATGATCGATCGGCTGTGCGAGCGCGCGGAAGCCGCCGTGCGCGGCGGCTACAACATCATCGTGCTGTCCGACCGCCAGATCGGCCCGGACCGGATCGCGATCCCGGCTTTGCTGGCAACCGCTGCCGTGCATCACCACCTGATCCGCAAGGGGCTTCGCACCTCGGTCGGCCTTGTGGTGGAATCGGGCGAACCGCGCGAGATCCATCATTTCTGCTGTCTTGCCGGGTATGGCGCGGAGGCGATCAATCCCTATCTCGCCTTCGACACGCTCTCCGACATGCATACCCGCGGCATGTTCCCGCAGGAGGTCGATTCCGGCGAGGTGATCTATCGTTTCATCAAGGCGGTCGGCAAGGGCATGCTCAAGGTCATGTCGAAGATGGGCATTTCGACCTACCAGTCCTATTGCGGCGCGCAGATTTTCGACGCGATCGGCCTGTCGTCGGAATTCGTCGAGCGGTTCTTCTTCGGAACCGCCTCGATGATCGAGGGCGTCGGCCTGACCGAGGTTGCGGAAGAAACCGTGGCGCGTCACGGTTCGGCCTTCGGCAAGGATCCGGTGCTTGCCTCGACGCTCGATGTCGGCGGCGAATATGCCTATCGCATGCGCGGCGAGGCACACGCCTGGACGCCGGATGCGGTGGCGGAGCTTCAGCACGCCGTGCGCGGCAATGCCCGCGATCGCTACGATGCGTTCGCCAAATTGGAAAACGTCACCGCGCTCCGGATGAACACGATCCGCGGCCTGTTCCGCATCAGGAATGCCGCCGAGATCGGCCGCAAGCCCGTTCCGCTCGAAAATGTCGAGCCGGCGACGGAGATCGTCAAGCGTTTCTCGACCGGGGCGATGTCGTTCGGCTCGATCTCGCGCGAGGCCCACACCACGCTTGCCATCGCCATGAACCAGATCGGCGGCAAGTCGAACACCGGCGAGGGCGGCGAGGAATCTGACCGCTATCTGAAGCTGCCGGACGGCTCCTATCCGCGTGAGCGCTCCGCCATCAAGCAGGTCGCGTCCGGCCGCTTCGGCGTCACCGCCGAATATCTGGTCAATGCCGATATGCTGCAGATCAAGGTCGCGCAGGGCGCAAAACCCGGCGAGGGCGGTCAGCTGCCCGGCCACAAGGTCGACGCGACGATCGCCAAGACCCGCCATTCGACGCCGGGCGTCGGCCTGATCTCGCCGCCGCCGCACCACGATATCTATTCGATCGAGGATCTGGCGCAGCTGATCTACGACCTGAAGAACGTCAACCCGACGGCCGATGTCTCGGTCAAGCTGGTGTCGGAAGTGGGCGTCGGCACGGTTGCCGCTGGCGTCGCCAAGGCGCGCGCCGACCACATCACCATTTCGGGCTTCGACGGCGGTACCGGCGCTTCGCCGCTGACCTCGCTGAAGCATGCCGGCAGCCCCTGGGAAATCGGCCTTGCCGAAACCCAGCAGACGCTGGTGCTGAACGGGCTCAGGTCGCGCATTGCGCTGCAGGTCGATGGCGGGCTGAAAACCGGCCGCGACGTGCTGATCGGCGCGATGCTCGGCGCTGACGAATTCGGCTTCTCGACCGCGCCGCTGATCGCGGCCGGCTGCATCATGATGCGCAAGTGTCACCTGAACACCTGCCCTGTCGGCGTTGCGACCCAGGACCCGGTTCTCCGGAAGCGCTTCAAGGGTGCGCCGGAGCACGTCGTCAATTATTTCTTCTTCGTCGCCGAGGAACTGCGCGAACTGCTCGCCGAACTCGGCTTCACCAGTCTCAACGACGTCATCGGCGCGGTCGAACTGCTCGACAAGGACGAGGCGATCGCGCACTGGAAGTCGAATGGTCTCGATTTCTCGAAGATCTTCCACAAGGTCGACGCGCCCAAGGAAGCGACCTTCTGGACCGAGCGCCAGAAGCACCCGATCGACGACATTCTGGACCGCAGGCTGATCGCCGAAGCGATGCCGGCGCTGGAGAACAAGGAAAAGGTCACGATCGAGACCACGATCAGGAACGTCGACCGCTCCGCCGGCGCGATGCTCTCCGGCGAAGTCGCCAAGCGCTGGAACGAGAAGGGCCTGAAGGAAGACACGATCACGGTCAAGCTTACGGGCACGGCCGGCCAGTCCTTCGGCGCGTTCCTCGCCAACGGCGTGACCTTCGATCTCGTCGGTGACGGCAACGACTATGTCGGCAAGGGGCTTTCGGGCGGCAAGATCATCATCCGTCCGCCGGAAAACACGCCGATCGTGCCGGAGGAATCGATCATTGTCGGCAATACCGTGCTTTACGGCGCGACCGCCGGCGAATGCTATTTCCACGGCGTTGCCGGCGAACGCTTCGCGGTGCGTAACTCGGGTGCGGCCGCCGTTGTCGAAGGCGTCGGCGACCATGGCTGCGAATACATGACCGGCGGCATCGTCGTGGTGCTCGGGGCCACCGGACGCAACTTCGCGGCCGGCATGTCGGGCGGCGTCGCCTATGTGCTGGACGAGGATGGCGGCTTTGCCGACCGCTGCAACATGGCCATGGTCATGCTGGAGCCGGTTCCGGAAGAGGACGACATGCTTGAAAAGCTGCACCACCATGGCGGCGACATCATGCACAAGGGCCGCGTCGACGTTTCCGGCGACATGACCCGGCACGACGAGGAGCGCCTCGTGCGCCTGATCACCAACCACCTGCTCTACACCGGTTCCGGCCGCGCCAAGGCGATCCTGGACGACTGGGCGCATTACCGCCCGATGTTCCGCAAGGTGATGCCGGTCGAATATCGCCGTGCGCTCGAGGAGATGGAACGCATGCGCATGGGGGTCGCCGCGGAGTGA
- a CDS encoding threonine aldolase family protein: MFFASDNWSGAHPAIGEALIREQSGYANAYGASALDRKIEARFNDVFEREVAVFFVGTGTAANSLALSSVGRPGGVVFCHKDAHIANDEGGAPEYFTGGGRLATVSGENGRINPAELRRMIARYPADFIHHGQPMAVSLTQSTEVGTIYALDEIDAVTAEAKAHGLPVHMDGARFANALAALDVTPAEMTWKRGVDILSFGGTKNGCWCAEAIVFMNPDQARDMPFIRKRAAHLFSKTRFISAQFDAYLEGGLWLDLARHSNAMAERMRNAFRKAKTARLAWETATNEVFIILPEKAADDARKAGAQFHNWPTPADQPDLIAEGEALIRCVTSFSTEAPEIDRFVSFL, encoded by the coding sequence ATGTTCTTTGCTTCCGACAACTGGTCCGGCGCCCACCCCGCCATCGGCGAGGCGCTGATACGTGAACAGTCCGGCTATGCCAATGCCTATGGCGCCAGCGCGCTCGACCGCAAGATCGAGGCCAGGTTCAACGATGTGTTCGAGCGCGAGGTCGCCGTCTTCTTCGTCGGCACCGGCACGGCGGCCAACTCGCTGGCGCTGTCGTCCGTCGGCCGTCCGGGCGGCGTCGTGTTCTGCCACAAGGACGCCCATATCGCCAATGACGAGGGCGGCGCGCCGGAATATTTCACCGGCGGCGGCAGGCTTGCCACGGTATCGGGCGAAAACGGCAGGATCAACCCGGCAGAGCTCCGGCGGATGATTGCCCGCTACCCGGCCGATTTCATCCATCATGGCCAGCCGATGGCGGTGTCGCTGACCCAGTCCACCGAAGTCGGCACGATCTATGCGCTCGACGAGATCGATGCGGTAACCGCCGAGGCAAAGGCCCACGGCCTGCCCGTGCATATGGATGGTGCCCGCTTTGCCAACGCGCTTGCGGCCCTTGATGTCACGCCCGCCGAGATGACGTGGAAGCGCGGCGTCGACATTCTCTCCTTCGGCGGCACCAAGAACGGCTGCTGGTGCGCCGAGGCGATCGTGTTCATGAACCCCGATCAGGCCCGCGACATGCCGTTCATCCGCAAGCGCGCGGCGCATCTGTTCTCCAAGACCCGGTTCATCTCCGCCCAGTTCGACGCCTATCTCGAAGGCGGGCTGTGGCTCGATCTCGCCCGCCACTCCAATGCCATGGCGGAGCGGATGCGCAATGCGTTCCGCAAGGCGAAGACCGCCCGGCTCGCCTGGGAGACCGCCACCAACGAGGTGTTCATCATCCTGCCGGAGAAAGCGGCGGACGATGCCCGCAAGGCCGGCGCTCAGTTCCACAACTGGCCGACGCCCGCCGACCAGCCGGACCTGATCGCAGAAGGCGAAGCGCTGATCCGCTGCGTTACCAGTTTCTCGACCGAGGCGCCAGAAATCGACCGGTTCGTGTCGTTTTTGTAG
- a CDS encoding glutamate synthase subunit beta: protein MGKVTGFMEIDRQVAKYQPASDRIRHFREFTIPMSDPEVQKQAARCMDCGIPYCHGPTGCPIHNQIPDWNDLVYNGNWKEAIANLHSTNNFPEFTGRVCPAPCEEACTLNLEDIPVSIKTVEQAIADKAYELGYIVPQPATTKTGRKVAVIGSGPAGMSAAQQLGRAGHEVHLYERESKPGGLLRYGIPDFKMEKNFIDRRAEQMRGEGVEFHCGVNVGVDITVDQLLAAHDAVLYCGGSETPRASGIGGEELHGVHDAMPFLVQQNRRVGRENIESTGWPSEPILAGGKHIVVVGGGDTASDCVGTAFRQGAVKVTQLDIRPQPPEKEDKLAVWPFWATKMRTSSSQAEGAVREFQVATLEFVGEDGILTGVKCCHVDEKRKPIPGTEFVIKADLAFIAIGFRGPFKDGVLADLEGRLTLNTDARGSVNVVAGDNDYKTSLDRFWTAGDVRRGQSLVVWAIREGRQAARAIDEALMGETLLPR from the coding sequence ATGGGTAAAGTTACAGGTTTCATGGAAATCGACCGGCAGGTCGCGAAGTATCAGCCGGCCTCCGATCGCATCCGCCATTTCCGCGAATTCACGATCCCGATGTCGGACCCTGAAGTGCAGAAACAGGCCGCCCGCTGCATGGATTGCGGCATTCCCTATTGCCACGGCCCGACCGGCTGTCCGATCCACAACCAGATCCCGGACTGGAACGATCTGGTCTATAACGGCAACTGGAAAGAGGCGATTGCCAACCTGCATTCCACCAACAACTTCCCGGAATTCACCGGCCGCGTCTGCCCCGCGCCATGCGAGGAAGCCTGCACGCTGAACCTCGAGGATATCCCGGTCTCGATCAAGACGGTCGAGCAGGCGATTGCCGACAAGGCCTATGAGCTGGGCTATATCGTGCCGCAGCCGGCAACCACCAAGACCGGCAGGAAGGTCGCCGTCATCGGCTCCGGGCCGGCCGGCATGTCGGCTGCCCAGCAGCTTGGCCGCGCCGGCCACGAGGTTCACCTCTACGAGCGCGAATCCAAGCCCGGCGGACTGCTGCGCTACGGCATTCCCGACTTCAAGATGGAGAAGAACTTCATCGATCGGCGGGCCGAGCAGATGCGCGGCGAGGGTGTCGAATTTCACTGCGGCGTCAATGTCGGCGTCGATATCACGGTCGATCAACTGCTTGCCGCGCACGACGCCGTGCTTTACTGCGGCGGCTCCGAAACGCCGCGCGCTTCCGGCATCGGCGGCGAAGAACTGCATGGCGTCCATGATGCGATGCCGTTCCTGGTGCAGCAGAACCGCCGCGTCGGCCGCGAGAATATCGAAAGCACCGGCTGGCCGTCCGAGCCGATCCTGGCCGGCGGCAAGCATATCGTCGTCGTTGGCGGCGGCGATACCGCATCCGACTGCGTCGGCACGGCTTTCCGCCAGGGCGCCGTCAAGGTCACCCAGCTCGACATCCGTCCGCAGCCGCCGGAGAAAGAAGACAAGCTCGCCGTCTGGCCGTTCTGGGCCACCAAGATGCGCACTTCGTCCTCGCAGGCCGAGGGCGCGGTGCGCGAGTTCCAGGTCGCGACGCTGGAATTCGTCGGCGAGGATGGCATTCTGACCGGCGTGAAATGCTGCCATGTCGACGAGAAGCGCAAGCCGATCCCCGGCACCGAGTTCGTCATCAAGGCCGATCTCGCCTTCATCGCGATCGGCTTCCGGGGGCCGTTCAAGGACGGCGTTCTCGCCGATCTCGAAGGCCGGCTCACGCTCAACACCGACGCGCGCGGCTCGGTCAACGTCGTGGCCGGCGACAACGACTACAAAACCTCGCTCGACAGGTTCTGGACGGCGGGCGACGTGCGCCGCGGCCAGTCGCTGGTAGTCTGGGCAATCCGCGAGGGCCGTCAGGCGGCGCGCGCCATTGACGAAGCGCTGATGGGTGAGACGCTGCTGCCGCGGTGA
- a CDS encoding BufA1 family periplasmic bufferin-type metallophore yields the protein MSRTSKFSAATLAGALAVAAGAIATTTPAQAANVKCYGVAMAGQNDCAAGPGTTCAGTSKVDYQGNAWKYVEEGTCTEMMLPGDRMGSLDALDRDLPAM from the coding sequence ATGTCCAGGACTTCAAAATTCAGCGCCGCCACACTGGCCGGCGCGCTCGCCGTCGCAGCCGGCGCGATTGCCACCACCACCCCTGCCCAGGCCGCCAACGTCAAATGCTATGGCGTTGCCATGGCCGGCCAGAATGACTGCGCCGCCGGCCCCGGCACCACCTGCGCCGGCACTTCCAAGGTCGATTATCAGGGCAATGCCTGGAAATATGTCGAGGAGGGCACCTGCACCGAGATGATGCTGCCGGGCGACCGGATGGGCTCGCTGGATGCGCTCGACCGCGACCTGCCGGCAATGTGA
- a CDS encoding antitoxin → MSNRITKEKKSRIFMNGRSRAVRIPSEFELEGDEVIIRQEESGLITIEPVKKKMTPRELIEWLRSKAPLGEELPEIEDLPPREVDLDLPE, encoded by the coding sequence ATGTCGAACCGTATCACCAAGGAAAAAAAGTCCCGAATTTTCATGAATGGCCGCAGCCGCGCCGTGCGAATTCCGAGCGAGTTCGAGCTGGAGGGCGATGAGGTCATCATCAGACAGGAAGAGAGCGGCCTGATCACGATCGAGCCGGTAAAGAAGAAGATGACGCCACGGGAGCTGATTGAGTGGCTGCGATCAAAGGCTCCGTTGGGAGAGGAGCTCCCTGAAATCGAGGACCTGCCGCCCCGTGAGGTTGATCTGGATTTACCTGAGTGA
- a CDS encoding type II toxin-antitoxin system VapC family toxin: MSYLFDTNAISDMIRRPAGKIAQRLVGLEKRDLKTSLIVAAELRYGVVKRGSKELSELMERVLSQFEILPWEPPADIRYAELRNHLRQIGQPIGDMDMLIAAHALAIDAVVVTANEREFERVPGLKVENWERD; this comes from the coding sequence GTGAGCTACCTTTTCGATACGAATGCCATCTCGGACATGATCCGCAGGCCAGCCGGAAAAATCGCGCAGCGGTTGGTGGGCCTCGAGAAGCGAGATCTTAAGACTAGTCTTATCGTGGCAGCAGAGCTCCGCTACGGTGTCGTGAAAAGAGGATCAAAAGAACTATCGGAGCTTATGGAAAGGGTGCTCTCACAATTTGAAATATTGCCGTGGGAACCGCCCGCCGATATCCGCTACGCGGAGCTGAGGAACCATCTTAGGCAGATCGGGCAGCCGATCGGTGACATGGACATGCTGATCGCCGCCCACGCGCTTGCGATTGATGCGGTGGTGGTGACGGCGAATGAGAGAGAATTTGAGCGGGTTCCCGGCCTCAAGGTCGAGAACTGGGAACGTGATTAG
- the galU gene encoding UTP--glucose-1-phosphate uridylyltransferase GalU, with protein MAQHKKVRKAVLPVAGLGTRFLPATKVVPKEMLPVVDKPIIQYVVDEAIEAGIEHFVFVTGRNKNVIEDYFDIQYELEATLKARNKNAELSLLSSLLPTAGTSTFTRQQEPHGLGHAVWCAREIVGHDPFALILPDMVMDATTPCLKGMMDVYEISGGNVVSVEECDPELAHKYGIVGVGEAIGSGFRITEMVEKPEKGTAPSNYFINGRYILQPEIFPILGKTARGAGNEIQLTDGMLTLAREQDFYGYKFDGQTFDCGSKEGFIIANVALALKRDDIRPKVENELKALIAALK; from the coding sequence TTGGCTCAGCATAAGAAGGTTCGCAAGGCAGTGCTTCCGGTAGCGGGTCTCGGAACGCGGTTTCTTCCCGCCACCAAGGTCGTGCCGAAGGAAATGCTGCCGGTCGTTGACAAGCCGATCATCCAGTATGTGGTCGATGAGGCGATCGAGGCGGGTATCGAGCATTTCGTGTTCGTCACCGGTCGCAACAAGAACGTCATCGAGGATTATTTCGATATCCAGTACGAGCTGGAAGCGACGCTGAAGGCGCGCAACAAGAATGCCGAGCTGAGCCTGCTTTCGAGCCTGCTGCCGACGGCGGGCACCTCCACCTTCACCCGCCAGCAGGAGCCGCACGGCCTCGGCCACGCGGTCTGGTGCGCGCGCGAGATTGTCGGCCACGATCCGTTCGCGCTGATCCTGCCGGACATGGTGATGGATGCGACGACCCCGTGCCTGAAGGGCATGATGGATGTCTATGAAATCTCCGGCGGCAACGTCGTCTCCGTCGAGGAGTGCGATCCCGAGCTTGCCCATAAATACGGCATCGTCGGCGTCGGCGAGGCGATCGGCAGCGGGTTCAGGATCACCGAAATGGTCGAGAAGCCGGAAAAGGGCACTGCGCCGTCGAATTACTTCATCAATGGCCGCTACATTCTGCAGCCGGAAATCTTCCCGATCCTGGGCAAGACCGCCCGAGGCGCCGGCAACGAGATCCAGCTTACCGATGGCATGCTGACGCTTGCCAGGGAGCAGGATTTCTACGGCTACAAGTTTGACGGCCAGACATTCGACTGCGGCTCCAAGGAAGGCTTCATCATCGCCAATGTGGCGCTCGCCCTGAAGCGCGATGACATTCGTCCGAAGGTGGAGAACGAGTTGAAGGCGTTGATTGCGGCGTTGAAGTAA
- a CDS encoding heavy metal-binding domain-containing protein — MLITTTNTLEGHKIVAYKGIVTGETILGTNIFRDFMAGIRDIVGGRSAAYESSLREARETAYAEMEHQAEKLGANAVVGVDLDYENITSDRGTMLMVSVSGTAVVIE, encoded by the coding sequence ATGCTGATAACCACCACGAACACGCTCGAGGGTCACAAAATAGTGGCCTATAAGGGCATCGTCACGGGTGAGACCATTCTCGGGACCAACATCTTCCGGGACTTCATGGCCGGCATTCGCGATATCGTCGGCGGGCGTTCGGCGGCCTATGAAAGCTCGCTGCGCGAGGCGCGCGAAACCGCCTATGCCGAAATGGAGCATCAGGCCGAAAAACTTGGCGCGAATGCCGTCGTCGGGGTCGATCTCGACTACGAAAACATTACCTCCGATCGCGGGACCATGCTGATGGTATCGGTTTCGGGCACCGCTGTCGTCATCGAGTAG